In Uranotaenia lowii strain MFRU-FL chromosome 2, ASM2978415v1, whole genome shotgun sequence, one genomic interval encodes:
- the LOC129749577 gene encoding protein midgut expression 1-like, whose product MCCVLKGALNVTWDVFKCCCDCTKKVVCCCCSCALQTCCCIIFVALIIALAIGLGVYFGIFHNAESDTTTTTVARSKLITTLMPDLDDSAYIN is encoded by the exons ATGTGTTGTGTCCTCAAAGGTGCTTTGAATGTTACCTGGGATGTTTTCAA ATGTTGCTGTGACTGTACCAAGAAAGTCGTCTGCTG tTGCTGTTCGTGCGCATTGCAAACGTGTTGCTGCATTATTTTCGTTGCCCTGATAATTGCTTTGGCAATCGGGCTGGGAGTTTACTTTGGCATATTCCACAATGCTGAAAGCGATACGACAACTACAACAGTGGCCCGGAGCAAGCTGATTACGACATTGATGCCGGATTTAGACGACTCAGCATACATAAATTAA